A portion of the Sabethes cyaneus chromosome 3, idSabCyanKW18_F2, whole genome shotgun sequence genome contains these proteins:
- the LOC128742910 gene encoding inositol oxygenase — protein sequence MRIIVEEHPNLLDVSELLRPEKNFADKELSKFRDYTVDDNDPLKERVRRTYKLMHTNQTVDFVKGRHDDWLKFDHFRSNIRDALERLNDLVDESDPDLDLPNIIHAFQTAERARLEHPELDWLHLTGLIHDLGKVMAFYGEPQWAVVGDTFPVGCEWGESIVYRKDSFVDNPDGRNVKYNTKYGIYEPNCGLENLTMSWGHDEYLYRVLVHNKSTLPKQALNMIRYHSFYPWHSGGDYGHLTKEVDEQTKEWVLLFNRYDLYTKCTTVPDVEALWPYYQGLIDKYIPGELEW from the exons ATGAGAATTATCGTTGAAGAG CACCCAAATCTGTTAGATGTGTCCGAGCTGCTGCGGCCGGAGAAAAATTTTGCCGATAAAGAATTGTCCAAGTTTCGCGATTACACCGTTGACGACAACGACCCCCTGAAGGAGCGGGTTCGGCGGACTTACAAACTGATGCACACAAATCAGACGGTCGATTTCGTTAAAG GGCgccacgacgactggcttaagTTCGATCACTTTAGGTCCAACATTCGGGATGCGCTGGAGAGACTCAACGATTTGGTGGATGAGTCGGACCCGGATCTGGACTTGCCGAACATTATCCATGCCTTCCAGACGGCGGAACGCGCGCGCCTAGAGCATCCCGAACTGGATTGGCTCCATTTGACCGGGTTGATCCACGATTTGGGAAAGGTGATGGCTTTCTATGGGGAACCTCAGTGGGCCGTGGTGGGTGACACGTTTCCAGTGGGTTGCGAGTGGGGCGAAAGCATTGTTTACCGGAAGGATAGCTTCGTCGATAATCCAGATGGACGGAATGTCAAGTACAA TACCAAGTATGGAATTTATGAACCCAACTGTGGTTTGGAAAACTTGACGATGTCTTGGGGTCATGATGAGTACCTCTATCGAGTGTTGGTTCATAACAAGAGTACGCTTCCCAAGCAGGCATTGAACATGATTCGTTATCATTCATTCTATCCATGGCATTCGGGAGGTGATTATGGCCATCTCACCAAAGAAGTGGACGAACAAACGAAGGAATGGGTTCTACTTTTCAA cCGTTATGATTTGTACACAAAATGCACAACCGTTCCCGATGTTGAGGCACTGTGGCCGTATTATCAAGGACTGATCGATAAGTATATTCCCGGGGAGCTTGAGTGGTAA
- the LOC128739516 gene encoding uncharacterized protein K02A2.6-like, with translation MEDGQERLLATNSGQRSQLPTDALILQILEQLKQQQLVTNQLLHQQYESQEQQRAFIRQQGDALRNIQVPTNPETILDSLAANVKEFRYDVESNITFAAWFTRYEDLFASDATRLDDPAKVRLLIRKLGLAEHERYLSFILPKTPKDFTFDETVTKLTGLFGTCESLVSRRYRCLQVTKGPTEDFVTYSCRVNKSCVEFELGKLSEEEFKSLIYVCGLKSEADAEIRTRLLTKIEDRTSVTLEHLSSECKRLMNLRHDTAMIENTANAVNVIKKQQPFRKRQQYSGERTPKSEVNRNASHSRDKREPASPCWNCGMMHYARDCSFKKHRCSECNRFGHKEGYCSTSHKSRRRQFRRKSNSITVSTKIVSASVNTVQHRRKFLSVQLNGVPVRLQFDTASDISIVSAETWCRLGKPATRPPSVQARAASGDPLSLISEFDCSINVNGIVQTGTVFVVAQNLHIMGLDLIEAFQLDSVPMKAFCQQIDSSTVVDKLKADFPEVFSTTLRKCSKATVKLELKPGQKPVFRPKCQVAYATYRAVDDELDRLERMKIITPVDYSEWAAPIVVVRKANGNIRICGDYSTGLNDALQPHQYPLPLPQDIFVKLANCKLFSIIDMSESYLQVGVDDATSMLLSINTHRGIYKVNRLAPGVKAAPGAFQQLVDTMLAGLKHTCGYIDDIVVGGENEEEHWHNLKALFQRLKEFGFTIRLEKCSFQRQQIKYLGHLLDHHGIRPDPAKIEAIKLMPAPTTVSEVRSFLGAINFYDATSVGLGATISHRFPDGSLKVIQHASRALAPAERNYSQPDREGLAIIFAVTKFHRVIFGRKFRLQTDHAPLLRIFGSKKGIPVYTANRLQRWALTFLMYDFVIEYVSTDKFGHADILSRLINHHARPEEDYVIAAVTLENDINSVAFDSFTILPLNFKEVLQSTRTDPILSKVYKFVQEGWPKFLSSSADRELAKFFHQRESLTTVQGCILYGERLQLRCNYGNDVSPSFIKVILDSSG, from the exons ATGGAGGACGGCCAAGAAAGATTGCTGGCAACAAACAGCGGGCAGCGCTCGCAGCTTCCAACCGATGCACTTATTTTGCAAATTCTCGAGCAATTGAAACAGCAACAACTCGTGACAAATCAACTCCTCCACCAGCAGTACGAGTCCCAAGAACAGCAACGAGCTTTCATCCGGCAGCAGGGAGATGCACTCCGGAATATTCAAGTACCGACTAACCCAGAAACCATCCTGGATTCATTAGCGGCCAACGTGAAGGAATTTCGGTATGATGTGGAGAGTAACATAACCTTTGCTGCTTGGTTCACCCGTTACGAGGATCTATTCGCAAGCGACGCTACCCGCCTTGATGATCCAGCAAAAGTGAGACTGTTAATCCGTAAACTCGGTCTCGCTGAGCACGAACGCTATTTGAGCTTCATCCTACCGAAAACTCCGAAGGACTTCACCTTCGATGAAACAGTTACCAAGCTAACAGGTTTGTTCGGTACATGTGAATCATTAGTCAGTAGACGGTATCGTTGCCTGCAGGTTACCAAAGGACCGACTGAAGACTTCGTGACGTACTCCTGCCGTGTAAATAAAAGCTGCGTTGAGTTCGAGTTGGGTAAATTATCGGAGGAAGAATTTAAGTCGCTTATCTACGTTTGCGGTCTGAAATCCGAAGCTGATGCTGAAATAAGGACCCGACTACTGACGAAGATAGAGGATAGAACGAGTGTCACCCTAGAGCACCTATCATCCGAATGCAAGCGGCTGATGAACCTCCGACACGATACCGCTATGATAGAAAATACGGCGAATGCGGTCAACGTCATCAAAAAGCAGCAACCTTTTCGAAAGCGGCAACAATATAGCGGGGAAAGAACGCCGAAATCAGAGGTCAACCGAAATGCTTCGCATAGCAGAGACAAGCGCGAACCAGCGAGTCCCTGCTGGAATTGTGGCATGATGCATTATGCTCGTGACTGCAGTTTCAAGAAACATCGATGTTCGGAATGCAACAGGTTCGGGCATAAAGAAGGTTACTGTTCCACTTCGCACAAGTCCCGCCGTAGGCAATTCAGACGCAAATCAAACAGCATTACAGTGTCTACCAAAATTGTCTCCGCCTCTGTAAATACAGTGCAGCATCGAAGAAAGTTTTTGTCAGTTCAGTTAAACGGCGTCCCAGTTCGTCTACAATTTGATACAGCTAGTGATATTTCCATCGTTTCTGCAGAAACATGGTGTCGACTTGGCAAGCCAGCTACAAGACCACCGTCAGTGCAGGCCAGAGCAGCATCCGGCGACCCCCTTTCGTTAATTTCGGAGTTTGACTGTTCCATCAACGTGAATGGTATTGTACAGACTGGCACCGTCTTTGTAGTTGCGCAAAACTTGCATATCATGGGACTGGATCTAATAGAAGCGTTTCAGCTCGACTCGGTCCCTATGAAAGCGTTTTGTCAGCAAATTGATTCGAGTACGGTGGTTGACAAGTTAAAAGCAGATTTTCCGGAAGTTTTTAGTACCACTCTGAGGAAGTGCAGTAAGGCGACAGTAAAGCTGGAACTCAAGCCGGGGCAGAAACCAGTTTTTCGACCGAAATGCCAGGTGGCTTATGCAACCTACCGTGCTGTAGACGACGAATTGGATCGTCTCGAACGCATGAAAATCATCACGCCGGTGGACTACTCCGAATGGGCCGCACCAATTGTGGTCGTTCGGAAAGCGAATGGGAACATTCGGATTTGCGGTGATTATTCCACGGGATTGAATGACGCACTTCAGCCGCATCAATACCCTCTACCGTTACCACAGGATATATTCGTAAAGCTGGCAAATTGTAAGTTATTCAGTATCATCGACATGTCAGAGTCTTACCTGCAGGTTGGTGTCGATGACGCCACGAGTATGCTACTCTCTATCAACACCCACCGTGGCATTTACAAAGTCAACCGTTTAGCACCTGGCGTAAAAGCAGCTCCCGGGGCATTTCAACAACTGGTTGACACTATGTTGGCTGGACTCAAGCACACCTGCGGCTACATCGACGATATTGTCGTCGGTGGAGAAAATGAGGAGGAACATTGGCATAACCTCAAAGCTCTTTTTCAACGGTTGAAGGAATTCGGCTTCACCATCCGTTTGGAAAAATGTTCATTCCAACGACAGCAGATCAAGTATTTGGGACATTTGCTTGACCACCATGGAATTCGACCAGATCCAGCCAAAATAGAAGCAATTAAGCTTATGCCAGCGCCAACAACCGTATCGGAAGTTAGATCCTTTTTAGGGGCtattaatttttatg ATGCCACTTCGGTGGGCCTAGGCGCAACCATCAGTCATCGCTTTCCAGACGGGTCACTGAAGGTCATCCAACATGCTTCCAGAGCATTGGCGCCAGCGGAACGCAACTATAGTCAACCGGATAGAGAAGGATTGGCCATTATCTTCGCGGTTACTAAATTCCACCGCGTGATATTTGGTCGCAAGTTCCGGCTTCAGACCGATCATGCACCTCTGCTGCGAATCTTCGGTTCAAAAAAGGGAATCCCTGTATACACTGCCAATCGTTTACAACGATGGGCCCTCACGTTTTTAATGTACGATTTTGTAATCGAGTATGTGTCGACAGATAAATTCGGTCATGCAGACATTCTTTCTCGGCTAATCAATCACCATGCCAGACCTGAGGAAGATTACGTGATAGCAGCTGTTACACTTGAAAACGATATCAACTCAGTGGCGTTTGATTCGTTCACCATCCTTCCTCTCAATTTTAAGGAAGTACTGCAAAGTACTCGAACGGACCCGATTCTTAGCAAAGTGTACAAGTTCGTTCAAGAAGGTTGGCCAAAATTCTTGTCCAGCAGTGCTGATCGTGAGTTGGCAAAATTTTTCCACCAGCGTGAATCATTAACAACAGTGCAAGGATGTATACTTTATGGTGAGCGGCTGCAACTACGGTGCAACTACGGAAACGATGTCTCACCCAGCTTCATCAAGGTCATCCTGGATTCCAGCGGATGA